From the Spiribacter sp. 2438 genome, one window contains:
- a CDS encoding H-NS family nucleoid-associated regulatory protein, with the protein MHKTIEVNMDLSTYTTQQLNELKKDIDKEINSRRKEDAKKAQQEIKQVAERYGFNLTDLVAGQPARTRSKGKVRFQHPADASKTWSGRGRKPGWVKEWEASGRSVEELRVD; encoded by the coding sequence ATGCACAAGACTATCGAGGTAAATATGGATCTCTCCACTTACACGACCCAGCAGCTTAACGAGCTCAAGAAAGATATTGATAAAGAGATTAATAGCCGGCGCAAGGAAGATGCGAAAAAGGCCCAGCAGGAAATCAAGCAGGTTGCCGAGCGCTACGGCTTTAATCTCACGGATCTGGTGGCAGGGCAGCCAGCCCGCACCCGGTCCAAGGGGAAAGTCCGTTTCCAGCATCCCGCAGACGCCAGCAAAACCTGGTCCGGGCGCGGGCGTAAACCCGGCTGGGTCAAGGAGTGGGAGGCCAGCGGCCGCTCGGTGGAGGAGCTTCGGGTCGACTGA
- a CDS encoding nicotinate phosphoribosyltransferase, translating into MNLERTPLLTDLYELTMLQTYYEHGMTGEAVFELFMRHSPQRGYFIAAGLEQALEWLEQLQFKPDELDWMRESGFFSADFVDRMADFRFTGTVTALPEGTAFFAEEPLVQVVAPLPEAQFIESRLMNIIHYQTLIASKAARCILAARQTPVIDFGMRRAHGGEAGTWAARACYLAGFQATATCLASARYGIPATGTMAHAFVLAHDCEAEAFERFALNHPDNTILLIDTYDVRQAAQRVVDLGARLADRKIPVKAVRIDSGDLAANATMVREILDAGGLQDTRILVSGGLDEYRIEALIAAGAPIDGVGVGSSVDTSADVAFLDSAYKLHQYGGSPRGKHSEGKTDLPGRKQIFREYGDGGILAGDTLGLFEERGAGEALLATVMEQGKRIEPAFDPSLQAARERCNLTLQALPQPLQRLKDPGAYPVRLTDDLQALQKRLIERHRTS; encoded by the coding sequence ATGAACCTGGAACGCACCCCTCTGCTCACCGATCTGTACGAGCTGACCATGCTGCAGACCTACTACGAGCATGGCATGACCGGCGAGGCGGTCTTTGAGCTTTTCATGCGTCACTCGCCGCAAAGAGGTTATTTCATCGCCGCGGGTCTGGAGCAGGCACTGGAATGGCTTGAGCAGCTCCAGTTCAAGCCCGACGAGCTCGACTGGATGCGCGAGTCCGGATTTTTCTCCGCGGATTTTGTCGATCGGATGGCCGATTTCCGATTCACCGGTACCGTGACCGCCTTACCCGAAGGCACCGCCTTTTTTGCCGAGGAGCCGCTGGTGCAGGTGGTGGCACCGCTTCCCGAGGCACAGTTCATCGAGTCGCGCCTGATGAACATCATTCACTACCAGACCCTGATCGCCAGCAAGGCGGCGCGCTGCATATTGGCCGCGCGGCAGACACCCGTAATCGACTTCGGCATGCGCCGGGCCCACGGCGGCGAAGCCGGCACCTGGGCAGCCCGGGCCTGTTATCTGGCCGGATTTCAGGCCACAGCCACCTGCCTGGCCAGCGCCCGCTATGGTATCCCGGCCACTGGCACGATGGCCCATGCGTTCGTCCTCGCCCACGACTGCGAAGCCGAGGCTTTCGAACGCTTCGCCCTCAATCACCCGGACAACACGATCCTGTTGATCGATACCTACGATGTCCGACAGGCCGCACAGCGGGTTGTGGATTTGGGGGCCCGCCTGGCTGACCGGAAAATTCCCGTCAAGGCCGTCCGCATCGACAGCGGCGACCTGGCGGCCAACGCCACCATGGTCCGAGAGATTCTCGATGCCGGTGGCCTGCAGGACACCCGCATTTTGGTCAGCGGCGGCCTTGATGAGTATCGAATCGAGGCGCTGATTGCCGCCGGTGCGCCCATTGACGGCGTGGGGGTGGGCTCCAGCGTGGACACCTCGGCGGACGTGGCTTTCCTTGACTCCGCCTACAAGCTGCATCAGTACGGTGGCTCGCCCCGAGGCAAGCACTCGGAAGGCAAGACGGACCTGCCGGGCCGCAAACAGATTTTCCGCGAGTACGGGGACGGCGGAATCCTGGCCGGCGACACCCTCGGCCTGTTCGAAGAGCGCGGTGCCGGAGAGGCCCTACTGGCGACGGTAATGGAACAGGGCAAGCGGATTGAACCCGCGTTTGACCCGAGTCTGCAAGCGGCGCGGGAACGGTGCAATCTGACCCTGCAGGCATTGCCCCAGCCCCTGCAGAGACTAAAGGATCCGGGCGCGTATCCGGTGCGTTTGACCGACGATCTTCAGGCCCTGCAGAAACGCCTCATAGAGCGACACCGCACCTCCTGA
- a CDS encoding ABC transporter permease, translating to MAALYPAYPRQTLTALRTLAWKETHRYLRIWVQTLVPPAITMTLYFIIFGSLIGSRIGPMDGYSFMEFIAPGIIMMSVITNSYTNVVSSFFGAKFQRHIEELLVSPTPNYVILAGYVAGGVGRGLFTGLIVTIIASFFADLRVHNIPVTISVVFLTAVLFSIGGFLNGVFAKKFDDIAIVPTFILTPLTYLGGVFYSVSMLPEFWQTVSLANPILYMVNAFRYGILGSSDIPLGIAYAIIFAFIAAGSGLSMWLLRQGTGLRS from the coding sequence ATGGCAGCCCTCTATCCCGCATACCCCCGACAGACATTGACGGCCCTGCGCACCCTGGCGTGGAAAGAGACTCACCGCTATCTGCGCATCTGGGTCCAGACACTGGTCCCTCCGGCCATAACCATGACGCTCTATTTCATCATCTTTGGCAGCCTGATCGGTTCCCGTATCGGGCCCATGGACGGCTACAGCTTCATGGAGTTCATCGCGCCGGGGATCATCATGATGTCGGTGATCACCAACTCGTACACCAATGTGGTTTCGTCGTTTTTCGGGGCGAAATTCCAGCGCCACATCGAGGAGCTGCTGGTTTCTCCAACCCCCAATTACGTGATTCTGGCCGGTTACGTGGCGGGCGGAGTCGGTCGCGGACTGTTCACCGGGCTGATTGTAACGATCATTGCCAGCTTCTTTGCTGATCTGCGGGTGCACAACATCCCGGTCACCATCTCGGTGGTGTTCCTCACCGCGGTGCTGTTCTCCATTGGTGGCTTCTTGAATGGGGTGTTCGCCAAGAAATTCGACGACATCGCCATCGTGCCCACCTTCATCCTCACGCCGCTCACTTATCTGGGTGGCGTGTTCTACTCGGTGTCCATGCTGCCGGAGTTCTGGCAGACGGTTTCCCTGGCCAATCCGATTCTCTACATGGTCAACGCGTTTAGATACGGCATCCTGGGGAGCTCGGACATACCGCTGGGCATCGCCTATGCCATTATTTTCGCTTTCATTGCCGCCGGCAGTGGCCTCAGCATGTGGCTGCTGCGTCAAGGCACCGGTCTGCGCAGTTAG
- a CDS encoding ABC transporter ATP-binding protein — translation MNALSLRQLNKTYSGGVTALRNVDLDVAPGDFFGLLGPNGAGKTTIIGIVASLVTPTSGEVEVFGHDLFRDSWEAKSNLGLVPQEFNFNQFETVGDIVLNQAGYYGIDRTTARERAERYLRELDLWGKRDATSRTLSGGMKRRLMIARALIHEPRLLILDEPTAGVDIELRRSMWTFLRDINERGTTIILTTHYLEEAESLCRNIGIIDGGEIVENTDVRSLLSKLKSQSFLLDIDAPINRLPELPEFHVVPVDERTVEVEIRGEQTLTDLFERLHGSGVNVTSMKNKSNRLEELFVRMLGKEPATAAAGTD, via the coding sequence ATGAACGCGCTTTCTCTGCGCCAGTTGAACAAAACGTACTCCGGCGGAGTCACCGCTCTTCGTAATGTGGACCTGGACGTTGCCCCCGGAGACTTTTTTGGCCTGCTCGGACCCAACGGGGCCGGCAAGACCACCATCATCGGGATTGTTGCCTCACTGGTGACGCCTACCTCCGGTGAGGTGGAAGTCTTCGGCCATGACCTGTTCCGGGACTCCTGGGAAGCCAAATCCAACCTCGGTCTGGTCCCTCAGGAGTTCAATTTCAACCAGTTCGAAACCGTCGGAGACATCGTGCTCAACCAGGCGGGCTATTACGGAATTGATCGAACGACCGCCCGGGAACGGGCCGAGCGCTATCTACGGGAATTGGATTTGTGGGGTAAGCGGGATGCGACGTCCCGCACCCTGTCCGGAGGCATGAAACGGCGGTTGATGATCGCCAGGGCGCTGATTCATGAACCGCGCCTGCTCATTCTGGACGAACCCACGGCGGGGGTGGACATCGAGTTGCGCCGTTCCATGTGGACGTTCCTGCGCGACATTAACGAGCGAGGCACCACCATCATCCTCACCACCCACTACCTCGAGGAAGCCGAGTCCCTGTGCCGCAATATTGGCATTATCGATGGTGGGGAAATTGTCGAAAACACCGACGTGCGCTCGCTGCTGTCGAAGCTGAAAAGCCAGAGCTTCCTGCTGGATATTGATGCGCCAATCAACCGCCTGCCGGAGCTCCCGGAATTCCACGTGGTTCCGGTGGACGAACGCACCGTGGAAGTGGAAATCCGTGGCGAGCAAACACTAACCGATCTTTTTGAACGCCTCCATGGCAGCGGAGTCAACGTCACCAGCATGAAAAACAAGTCCAACCGGCTGGAAGAGCTCTTCGTGCGAATGCTCGGCAAGGAACCGGCCACCGCGGCCGCAGGAACGGACTGA